The following are encoded in a window of Pseudomonas sp. JQ170C genomic DNA:
- a CDS encoding NACHT domain-containing protein, which yields MDTKRSFNLWDEPQLRTYLGVINRRCGVVETLALPAMRDLPPVKIETLFVPPLLSSTAVTADSSPESWPKGKSLLEELDDSPRLVILGDPGGGKTTLSNWIAWRITSGATAPLPSRLTNVLPLPCVLRELEKECFAETQGIKELANHIVSKVLGSARAEDLAPVLESWIDSGRFILILDGVDEIPLDDRVAVGRWMREAQRKDACVLATSRIVGYDDYPVDSSLRTAHQRIDSNERSLRKGFAFADLDGATEVVSTKEKPWAEVRFLMPFDWSQISDFSRNWYRQRCASDKEAKEKTSDLLAALNQSEVTVKLARTPNLLSLMAIVHRERAHLPDGKALLYEEIVNAYINTIDSQRKIIQGDILGSYNWREKKSWLSYVGFKMQCARKEQTRQNVGILVSEKQVISWIEESMKVSGVRDTREVACEFLDWVARRSGLLLPRGEGYYAFVHLSFQEYFCACHLEVCVVSPDFADQTSKKKSDVHIHDFAQWADKSHWLETLIFLFEILSNERSPKWVESLAKSTYPQYPQLENIFGAKSSLAGRLLSNKHIKLSRIWLDYLATVSCLAAYQDWDSGSDELARVLISSGYALVLGEEIDEESSDEKFNRLPSSSDVFISSNVRFLISRGGVKLTHSFLSEFTQLRALCCSGVELVDLSAANSLKYLETLVVENSQLINAECIAKFKKLFYVEFKSVRQSGLEEIKSRCNVRFSAFHEVELKSLGFLAYWKKLQTLHLEDINVVDVSALKALTELEFLNFTKMPVYDVSCLSRLKSLDYLCISDCPVDSLSCLSGNRKINTLSLKGLKISSLDFVSKMAGLQGLFVDHCPIDSFSGVASTELRYLFMNKLSIESIEGVERLTGLHSLVLRDLSVKEVSAIGNLKSLELLRLDGMPIETLDWVKGLSNLIHLGIVSTSIQDLSPLLKLKKLKEVVVGKDDGYDMQVVDKSKKITFTAI from the coding sequence ATGGATACTAAAAGAAGCTTCAATCTCTGGGATGAACCCCAGTTGCGAACGTATTTAGGGGTGATTAATCGGCGATGTGGCGTCGTGGAGACCCTTGCATTGCCTGCAATGAGGGATCTCCCGCCTGTAAAAATTGAAACATTGTTCGTGCCTCCGCTTCTTTCTTCAACTGCAGTCACTGCCGATAGCTCTCCCGAGTCTTGGCCCAAAGGAAAGAGCCTGCTTGAAGAGTTGGACGATTCTCCGAGATTAGTGATCTTGGGCGATCCAGGGGGGGGCAAAACTACGCTAAGTAATTGGATCGCCTGGCGTATCACATCAGGCGCTACTGCGCCTCTGCCTTCCCGGTTAACAAATGTACTTCCTTTGCCCTGTGTGCTCAGAGAGCTCGAAAAGGAATGTTTTGCAGAGACTCAAGGTATTAAAGAGCTCGCCAATCACATAGTAAGTAAAGTTTTGGGGAGCGCGCGAGCAGAAGACTTGGCTCCTGTCCTAGAGAGCTGGATCGACTCTGGGAGATTTATTCTAATACTAGATGGGGTAGACGAAATACCTTTAGATGACCGGGTTGCAGTCGGTCGATGGATGAGAGAGGCGCAACGAAAGGATGCTTGTGTTTTAGCCACCTCGCGTATTGTCGGTTATGACGACTATCCTGTTGACTCTTCATTAAGAACGGCGCATCAAAGAATTGATTCGAATGAAAGATCTTTGAGGAAAGGGTTCGCGTTTGCTGACTTGGATGGTGCCACGGAGGTGGTCTCTACCAAAGAAAAGCCATGGGCGGAAGTTAGGTTTTTGATGCCATTTGATTGGAGTCAAATATCTGATTTTTCTAGGAATTGGTATAGGCAAAGATGTGCTTCCGATAAAGAGGCAAAGGAGAAAACATCCGATCTGTTGGCGGCATTGAATCAGTCTGAAGTTACAGTCAAGTTGGCGCGCACCCCAAACCTATTAAGTTTGATGGCTATTGTTCATAGGGAAAGAGCTCATTTGCCGGATGGTAAGGCTTTACTCTATGAGGAAATTGTTAATGCCTATATAAACACCATTGATAGTCAACGGAAAATTATTCAGGGAGATATTCTAGGAAGCTATAATTGGAGGGAGAAAAAAAGCTGGCTTTCCTATGTCGGATTCAAAATGCAATGTGCTAGAAAAGAGCAAACTCGCCAAAATGTAGGGATACTTGTCTCGGAAAAGCAGGTGATTTCGTGGATTGAGGAATCCATGAAGGTATCAGGTGTTCGTGATACGCGTGAGGTCGCTTGCGAGTTTCTAGACTGGGTTGCTCGTCGAAGTGGTTTGCTACTTCCGCGCGGCGAGGGCTATTATGCATTCGTGCATCTGAGTTTCCAAGAATATTTTTGTGCATGCCATTTAGAGGTTTGCGTAGTTTCGCCAGACTTTGCAGACCAGACGTCTAAAAAGAAATCGGATGTTCATATTCATGATTTCGCACAATGGGCAGATAAAAGTCACTGGCTTGAGACTTTGATTTTCTTGTTTGAGATACTATCAAACGAGCGAAGTCCGAAATGGGTAGAGAGTCTAGCTAAATCTACATATCCACAATACCCACAACTCGAAAATATTTTCGGTGCTAAATCAAGTTTGGCGGGTCGGCTTCTTAGTAATAAACATATTAAGCTTTCACGTATTTGGTTGGATTATCTGGCAACTGTTTCTTGTTTGGCAGCATACCAGGATTGGGACAGCGGTTCGGATGAGTTGGCTCGAGTTTTAATCTCTTCGGGGTATGCCTTGGTACTGGGTGAAGAGATAGATGAGGAGTCTTCAGATGAAAAATTCAATAGGCTTCCTAGTTCATCTGATGTATTTATATCCTCGAATGTGAGGTTTTTGATATCACGGGGGGGCGTGAAGTTAACACATTCATTCTTGTCCGAGTTTACACAGCTGCGAGCTTTGTGCTGTTCGGGGGTAGAGCTAGTTGATCTATCGGCAGCTAATAGCTTGAAATATCTAGAGACTCTTGTTGTCGAAAACTCACAGTTAATAAATGCAGAATGCATAGCGAAATTTAAGAAGTTATTTTATGTCGAGTTTAAGAGCGTAAGGCAGTCTGGGTTAGAGGAGATTAAGTCGCGTTGCAATGTGCGCTTCTCCGCTTTTCATGAGGTAGAGCTGAAGTCGCTAGGGTTCTTGGCGTATTGGAAAAAACTTCAAACTCTTCATTTGGAAGATATTAATGTTGTTGATGTTTCTGCGCTTAAGGCGTTGACTGAATTAGAATTTCTAAATTTTACTAAAATGCCGGTTTATGATGTTAGCTGCTTGTCTCGGCTGAAAAGTTTGGATTACTTATGTATCTCGGACTGCCCTGTTGATTCGCTTTCCTGCCTGTCTGGAAATAGGAAAATTAACACTTTGAGCTTGAAGGGTCTGAAGATATCAAGTCTTGATTTCGTATCGAAGATGGCAGGTTTACAGGGGCTTTTTGTTGATCATTGTCCGATTGATAGCTTCTCGGGTGTTGCATCGACTGAGCTAAGATATTTGTTTATGAACAAGCTTTCGATAGAAAGTATTGAGGGTGTCGAAAGGTTGACTGGCTTGCATTCGTTAGTACTTCGAGATCTATCCGTGAAAGAAGTATCGGCTATTGGGAATTTGAAAAGCCTTGAATTACTTCGCCTCGATGGAATGCCAATTGAAACTTTGGATTGGGTCAAAGGTCTTTCAAATCTGATCCATTTGGGAATTGTATCGACGAGTATTCAAGATCTTAGTCCTTTGCTAAAATTGAAAAAGCTTAAAGAGGTTGTGGTTGGTAAGGATGATGGTTATGATATGCAGGTAGTTGACAAGAGTAAAAAGATAACATTTACTGCAATTTGA
- a CDS encoding tyrosine-type recombinase/integrase, whose protein sequence is MRIKKAVNRDLPPRMLRRVRNLKSGAQWVGYYYDGRDENGKRIEIPLGTDLDVAKMEWARLDRKAVPKTVRFLGDVFNRYERDVIPSKMPRTQKDNLLSLRQLRAAFSEAPIDAITPQIIAQYRDKRSGKVRANREISLLSHIYNLAREWGITKMENPAAGVRKNKERPRDFYAGPEIWDAVYRWAASELRDAMDLAYLTGQRPTDVLSMRATDCVDGHLQVAQGKTSKKLRIQLESSGQINGLGLLLKRLLQQRKERCVCNPYLITTQDGRNVTSSMLRLRFDGARKSATEQALENQDTVLAEQIQQFQFRDIRPKAASEIIDLTHASRLLGHTDKRITETVYRRVGEVVKPTR, encoded by the coding sequence ATGCGTATCAAGAAAGCAGTAAACCGTGACCTCCCGCCGCGAATGCTGCGGCGGGTTCGCAATCTTAAAAGCGGGGCCCAGTGGGTCGGCTACTACTATGACGGCCGCGATGAGAACGGCAAGCGGATTGAAATCCCTCTGGGTACCGACCTAGACGTTGCCAAAATGGAATGGGCGAGGCTTGATCGCAAAGCCGTACCCAAGACTGTTCGCTTTCTTGGAGATGTCTTCAATCGATATGAGCGTGATGTGATTCCCAGCAAGATGCCCAGGACCCAGAAGGACAACCTGCTCTCGCTGAGGCAACTCAGGGCAGCATTCAGTGAGGCCCCGATTGATGCCATCACACCACAGATTATTGCCCAGTACAGGGACAAACGATCGGGCAAGGTTCGCGCTAACCGTGAGATATCCCTTCTCTCACACATCTACAACTTGGCGCGGGAATGGGGCATCACTAAAATGGAGAACCCTGCCGCCGGGGTGCGGAAGAATAAGGAGCGGCCGCGTGACTTCTATGCCGGACCAGAGATCTGGGATGCGGTCTATCGTTGGGCTGCATCCGAGTTACGAGACGCGATGGATCTGGCATACCTGACAGGGCAGCGCCCGACTGATGTGCTCTCGATGCGTGCAACCGATTGCGTAGATGGCCACCTCCAGGTGGCTCAGGGCAAGACATCTAAGAAACTGCGGATTCAATTAGAATCAAGTGGCCAGATAAACGGGCTGGGACTGCTTCTAAAACGCCTATTGCAGCAGCGAAAAGAACGCTGTGTCTGCAATCCGTATCTGATCACCACACAGGATGGTAGGAATGTAACTTCGTCGATGCTGCGCCTCAGGTTCGATGGTGCTAGGAAATCAGCCACCGAACAGGCGCTCGAAAACCAGGATACAGTACTGGCCGAGCAGATCCAGCAGTTCCAATTTAGAGATATTCGACCTAAAGCGGCAAGCGAAATCATTGATCTAACACATGCCAGCCGCCTTCTCGGACATACCGATAAACGAATTACAGAGACTGTATACCGCAGAGTTGGCGAGGTGGTAAAACCTACGCGCTAA
- a CDS encoding DUF4224 domain-containing protein, with protein MSEVLAEEEIAAITGYQIPSRQIEWLNQNGWRHVLTAARRPVVGRIYARLKLAGVKPSISNTVAETWALDLARVS; from the coding sequence ATGAGCGAAGTACTGGCCGAAGAAGAAATCGCAGCAATCACTGGCTATCAGATCCCCTCCCGTCAAATCGAATGGCTGAATCAAAATGGCTGGCGACACGTACTCACTGCCGCAAGACGCCCAGTTGTAGGAAGGATATACGCACGCTTGAAGCTAGCGGGAGTTAAACCATCAATCTCCAACACAGTAGCCGAAACCTGGGCCCTTGATTTGGCACGAGTGAGTTGA
- a CDS encoding pyocin activator PrtN family protein, which translates to MNTLEQLRSEWTTPCPTLTAVRERYFPHIGSDRRFRELINKGEIKLRLNKLHNSAKAHHVVYLHNLADYLDHQAQQTTRSA; encoded by the coding sequence ATGAACACGCTGGAACAACTGCGCAGCGAGTGGACCACCCCCTGTCCGACGCTGACCGCAGTGAGGGAGCGCTACTTCCCTCACATCGGCTCAGACCGACGGTTTAGGGAGCTGATCAACAAAGGCGAGATCAAGTTGCGGCTGAACAAGCTGCACAACTCTGCAAAGGCACACCACGTGGTTTACCTGCACAACCTCGCTGACTACCTCGACCACCAGGCTCAACAAACTACGCGATCCGCTTGA
- a CDS encoding LexA family transcriptional regulator, which translates to MDINERRIASLRKIMGTLSQKEFAEAHDLDASYLSQLLNGHRKLGEKAALNLEVKIGLKAGTLTSPPLEEPTFAAPDNVVQMPKRSAKDKNFVLLPYLDIAASMGHGKVAPGMHIEVIRDMTVHLDWLRMQGLTFSKIDNLAIITGEGDSMSGTFVDGDALLVDRGITEVKTDAIYVFTLDGDLYIKRLQRLTGGVLRMISDNPVYPPITIDESMIDRMHIQARVLLAWNTKKL; encoded by the coding sequence ATGGACATAAACGAAAGGCGTATCGCCTCACTCCGCAAGATCATGGGCACTCTGAGCCAGAAGGAATTCGCCGAGGCTCACGACCTGGACGCGTCGTACCTGTCACAACTGCTGAACGGCCACCGAAAGCTGGGGGAAAAAGCTGCACTGAATCTCGAGGTCAAGATCGGGCTCAAAGCAGGGACGCTGACATCTCCTCCATTAGAGGAGCCCACATTCGCAGCCCCGGACAATGTGGTGCAGATGCCGAAGCGGTCAGCAAAGGACAAGAATTTTGTGCTTCTCCCGTACCTCGACATCGCAGCCTCAATGGGGCACGGCAAGGTAGCCCCAGGAATGCACATTGAAGTGATCCGCGACATGACGGTTCACCTCGACTGGCTCAGGATGCAGGGCCTCACCTTCTCGAAGATCGACAATCTCGCAATCATCACGGGCGAAGGCGATAGCATGTCCGGGACGTTCGTAGATGGTGATGCACTGCTCGTTGATCGCGGCATTACTGAGGTCAAAACCGACGCCATTTACGTGTTCACGCTAGACGGAGACCTCTATATCAAACGTCTCCAGCGGCTGACCGGCGGTGTGCTGCGAATGATTTCAGACAATCCCGTTTACCCGCCGATTACCATCGACGAATCGATGATCGACAGGATGCATATTCAGGCGCGTGTACTGCTCGCCTGGAACACAAAAAAGCTATAG
- a CDS encoding transcriptional regulator, which yields MTLSEYLKTMDKEGLEAFAHRCGTSVGQLKQVAYGNRRASAGLAVCLDRETDGVIRCEALRPDIDWAYLRQAKH from the coding sequence ATGACGCTTAGCGAGTACTTGAAAACGATGGACAAGGAAGGGCTTGAGGCTTTCGCGCATCGCTGCGGAACGTCCGTTGGCCAGTTAAAGCAGGTGGCCTACGGTAACCGGCGCGCTAGTGCAGGTCTGGCTGTTTGCCTGGATCGAGAAACGGATGGCGTGATTCGTTGCGAAGCACTCCGGCCGGACATCGATTGGGCGTATCTGAGACAAGCAAAACATTAG
- a CDS encoding phage regulatory CII family protein: MSRIDLLPGAGPVLTLRQALYRAGRDYHGGITRLAFDMGLEVDTLQKKLHHTEERRWPTPDELEEIIQWTADPRLLDALVRPAGVVWYRPEPVPATNDALQAVAGLLDESGKFVGSLHDGASDNIWTLPEVLDLEKCGMDVIRQVLAIMAGARQAMEDRANG, from the coding sequence ATGAGTCGCATTGATCTACTACCGGGCGCTGGCCCGGTCCTCACCTTGCGGCAAGCGCTCTACCGCGCAGGTCGTGACTACCATGGCGGTATCACCAGACTAGCCTTCGACATGGGCCTAGAGGTGGATACCCTGCAGAAGAAGCTCCACCACACCGAAGAACGCCGCTGGCCGACGCCGGATGAGCTGGAGGAAATCATCCAGTGGACGGCGGATCCAAGGCTGCTTGACGCCCTGGTCCGTCCAGCTGGGGTTGTGTGGTACCGCCCTGAGCCAGTACCGGCGACCAATGATGCGCTACAGGCTGTTGCGGGGCTCCTCGATGAGTCCGGCAAGTTTGTCGGCAGCTTGCATGATGGTGCTTCAGACAACATCTGGACCCTGCCTGAAGTTCTCGACCTGGAGAAGTGCGGGATGGATGTAATTCGGCAGGTGCTGGCCATCATGGCCGGTGCCCGTCAGGCCATGGAGGACCGCGCCAATGGCTAA
- a CDS encoding TraR/DksA C4-type zinc finger protein, whose product MANLPDPLDVASEQAEYFLQMALQRHTQKPSKPSAQFCEDCDDAIPLLRQQLVSGCETCVSCQELRERRR is encoded by the coding sequence ATGGCTAACCTTCCAGATCCGCTCGACGTGGCAAGCGAGCAGGCCGAGTACTTCCTGCAAATGGCGCTTCAGCGCCATACGCAAAAGCCCAGCAAACCTAGCGCCCAGTTCTGTGAGGACTGTGACGACGCTATTCCTTTGCTGCGTCAGCAACTGGTCTCTGGTTGTGAAACCTGCGTGAGCTGCCAGGAGCTACGGGAGCGGCGTAGATGA
- a CDS encoding bifunctional DNA primase/polymerase, which yields MSEPKGHSIAAWARRYIETFGLALVPVEPGEKGPKGGAWNKPGGYFTDVDAAEAFWAAHPTYNVGVVLGPSQVCSLDVDEVEMSRRVLKEAFGLDLDALAAAHPTTVGNPARFRVMFRVPAGIELSRRSLTWPNQADPDGSILKALTAQVVAAKKTGDAGRVAVLRMAAEPFKRTTVFELRGGAVQDVLPPSIHPGTGQPYTWRNPPSPEGMPELPAELLAIWLGWDQLKAQAQSVCPWAPKPTAAPALPATRPHLAERSGDRLPEVIPEFNRCHDIATLIEAHGYERKGDKWLCPHSSSGDPGVTIIDGKLYSHHSSDPLANGHKNDAFDVFCILMHDGDQRAATRAAAKALGLDVKSRPPAPPPLGELPRAPSVDEPTSLPAPECGAEQIEDLPQDASNSNAASSASFSGEGGAGGDALDIDGAMRRFALVEGTTNVWDFDKVKPMKRTGFEALVGKPLAKEWMERTDKKLIASEKVQELDQARRLSAKKGAALKMDPIERYVYIDGTKDVWDREKKRRIAEGAVKMALGEEYKWWLNSQDRRVVDVDHIVFDPTMRKDPNVYINTFDGLPLEPVRDDAACENLRWLISFLCNHDNKAQEWLVKWLAYPLQHMGAKMDTAVLMHSIMEGSGKSLLFADVFGQLYGQYAATVGQTQLEGSFNAWQSRKLWAVFEEVVSRDQRYNQVGKIKHMITGKTVRMESKFINGWEEANHMNAVFLSNEIMPWPISDADRRMLVMWPMETLPVERQKAISHELANGGVAALYGWLLAVELGEFDQRTRPPDTEARQRLVALSRTAWQTFLFLWRAGELGHGLWGCCLTSDLYALFLEWCSRNKEHSMSQTKFSLMISATVEKTRAIPWTDGNNRRFAAFFFPSDGDPSLPPSLKSAELGKNVVEWRARAKLAGWNVDAWEHVKGIAA from the coding sequence ATGAGCGAGCCCAAAGGACATTCGATTGCTGCGTGGGCGCGGCGCTATATCGAAACTTTCGGGCTTGCCCTGGTACCCGTTGAGCCAGGAGAGAAGGGGCCCAAGGGGGGCGCCTGGAACAAGCCCGGAGGTTACTTCACGGATGTCGACGCGGCCGAGGCGTTCTGGGCTGCTCATCCAACTTACAACGTCGGCGTAGTGCTTGGTCCAAGCCAAGTGTGTTCGCTCGACGTTGATGAGGTGGAAATGTCGCGGCGGGTTCTAAAGGAGGCATTCGGGTTGGACCTTGATGCGCTTGCCGCCGCCCATCCAACCACGGTGGGTAACCCGGCGCGTTTCCGCGTTATGTTTCGGGTGCCAGCGGGCATTGAATTGAGTCGTCGTTCGCTCACTTGGCCTAACCAGGCTGACCCTGATGGCTCGATTCTGAAGGCTCTTACCGCGCAGGTGGTGGCAGCCAAAAAGACTGGTGACGCGGGCAGGGTAGCTGTGCTGCGTATGGCCGCTGAGCCCTTCAAAAGGACCACTGTGTTCGAACTGCGGGGTGGTGCTGTTCAAGACGTTCTGCCGCCATCCATTCATCCTGGTACTGGTCAACCTTACACTTGGCGCAATCCACCCTCACCTGAGGGTATGCCCGAGCTGCCAGCTGAATTGTTGGCCATTTGGCTTGGGTGGGATCAACTCAAGGCCCAGGCGCAGTCAGTGTGTCCTTGGGCGCCTAAGCCTACAGCTGCTCCGGCTCTTCCTGCCACGAGGCCTCACTTAGCTGAACGTTCCGGTGATCGACTGCCAGAGGTCATTCCTGAGTTCAACCGCTGTCACGACATCGCAACGCTGATCGAGGCCCATGGCTACGAGCGTAAAGGTGACAAGTGGCTGTGTCCGCACAGCAGCAGTGGTGATCCGGGAGTGACCATCATAGATGGCAAGCTTTATTCGCATCACAGCTCCGATCCGCTTGCCAATGGTCACAAGAACGACGCTTTCGACGTTTTTTGCATCCTGATGCACGACGGTGACCAGCGAGCTGCGACCAGGGCGGCTGCGAAGGCCCTCGGTTTGGATGTTAAGTCGCGCCCACCAGCCCCACCGCCTCTCGGCGAGCTTCCCCGTGCCCCATCGGTAGATGAGCCTACGAGCTTGCCAGCCCCGGAGTGCGGTGCTGAACAGATTGAAGACCTTCCCCAGGACGCATCGAATAGCAACGCAGCCAGCTCGGCCAGCTTCTCGGGCGAAGGGGGCGCGGGGGGTGATGCTTTGGACATCGACGGCGCGATGCGGCGGTTCGCCCTGGTCGAGGGCACCACCAATGTGTGGGACTTCGACAAGGTTAAGCCGATGAAGCGGACCGGCTTCGAGGCCCTGGTTGGTAAGCCGCTCGCGAAGGAATGGATGGAGCGGACTGACAAGAAGTTGATCGCGTCGGAGAAGGTCCAAGAGCTCGACCAGGCACGGCGTCTGTCGGCCAAAAAAGGCGCGGCGTTGAAGATGGACCCTATCGAGCGCTACGTGTACATCGACGGCACAAAGGACGTTTGGGACCGTGAGAAGAAACGGCGCATCGCTGAAGGCGCCGTGAAGATGGCCCTGGGCGAGGAGTACAAGTGGTGGTTGAACAGCCAGGATCGGCGAGTGGTGGACGTCGACCATATTGTGTTCGACCCGACCATGCGGAAGGACCCGAATGTTTACATCAACACGTTCGACGGGCTGCCCCTGGAGCCGGTGCGTGATGACGCCGCGTGCGAGAACCTGCGGTGGCTGATCTCATTCCTCTGCAACCATGACAACAAGGCGCAGGAGTGGCTGGTCAAGTGGCTCGCGTACCCGCTGCAGCACATGGGGGCTAAGATGGACACCGCCGTCTTGATGCATTCGATCATGGAGGGTTCCGGCAAGAGCCTGCTGTTTGCTGATGTGTTCGGCCAGCTGTATGGCCAATACGCGGCAACCGTCGGGCAGACGCAGCTGGAGGGCAGCTTCAACGCTTGGCAAAGCCGCAAGCTGTGGGCAGTGTTCGAAGAAGTCGTCAGCCGGGATCAACGCTACAACCAAGTGGGTAAAATCAAGCACATGATCACCGGCAAGACGGTGCGCATGGAGTCCAAGTTCATCAATGGTTGGGAAGAAGCCAACCATATGAACGCGGTCTTCCTGAGCAACGAAATCATGCCGTGGCCGATCAGCGACGCTGACCGCCGGATGCTGGTGATGTGGCCGATGGAGACGCTTCCGGTCGAACGCCAGAAGGCGATCAGTCATGAGCTTGCCAATGGCGGGGTGGCTGCGTTGTATGGCTGGCTGCTGGCCGTGGAGCTGGGCGAGTTTGACCAGCGCACGCGGCCACCTGACACCGAGGCTCGTCAACGGTTGGTTGCCCTGAGTCGCACGGCCTGGCAAACCTTCCTTTTCCTTTGGCGAGCTGGCGAGCTGGGGCACGGCCTATGGGGTTGCTGCCTCACCAGCGATCTCTATGCACTGTTCCTCGAATGGTGCTCACGCAACAAGGAGCACTCCATGAGTCAGACAAAGTTCTCGCTGATGATCAGCGCGACGGTGGAGAAGACGCGGGCTATCCCCTGGACCGATGGCAACAACCGGCGGTTTGCCGCGTTCTTTTTTCCCAGTGACGGCGATCCCTCCCTTCCCCCTTCCTTGAAGTCGGCCGAGCTGGGCAAGAACGTCGTTGAGTGGCGTGCTCGGGCAAAGCTCGCAGGCTGGAACGTCGACGCTTGGGAGCACGTTAAGGGGATCGCGGCATGA